One genomic segment of Dysosmobacter sp. Marseille-Q4140 includes these proteins:
- a CDS encoding ABC transporter ATP-binding protein produces the protein MFRYYKLPFALVVCSILLSAAATVVAATFPQTLVDDYVVPMLSGGSTDFSGLAAALIRLACLMAVGILAAYAYDRLMVTIGQGTMLHLRQDLFRKMEALPIKYFDTHAHGDIMSVYTNDVDTLRQLMGQSIPQVINSGVTMIATLITMLVLNPLLTVISVLTAVVMLLVTASLSRLSGKYYIQQQKNLGLVDGFIEEMLDGQKVVKVFCHEEAAMADFHKVNEALRQSADKANRYANLLMPINANIGWLSYALVAIVGAVLGINGLAGVTLGTVITFVGLNKSFTQPITQVSQQVNFVVTAAAGAARVFDLMDQEPETDQGYVELVNAKEGADGQMSESAERTNVWAWKHPHQADGTVTYTKLEGGVVFDGVDFGYDENKLVLHDISLWAKPGQKIAFVGATGAGKTTITNLINRFYDIADGKIRYDGININKIKKPDLRRSLGIVLQDTHLFTGTVMENIRYGNLDATDEECIAAARLANADGFIRRLPDGYDTQLTGDGANLSQGQRQLIAIARAAVADPPVLILDEATSSIDTRTEKLVQDGMDALMYGRTTFVIAHRLSTVRNADCIMVMEQGRIIERGTHDELIEKKGRYYQLYTGHPAEESA, from the coding sequence ATGTTCCGCTACTACAAGCTGCCCTTTGCCCTGGTGGTGTGCAGCATCCTGCTCTCCGCTGCGGCCACTGTGGTCGCCGCCACCTTCCCCCAGACTCTGGTGGACGACTACGTGGTGCCCATGCTCTCCGGCGGCAGCACTGATTTCAGCGGCCTGGCCGCCGCCCTGATCCGCCTGGCCTGCCTGATGGCGGTGGGCATCCTGGCGGCCTACGCCTACGACCGCCTGATGGTCACCATCGGCCAGGGCACCATGCTGCACCTGCGCCAGGACCTCTTCCGGAAAATGGAGGCCCTGCCCATCAAGTACTTCGACACCCACGCCCACGGCGACATCATGTCCGTCTACACCAACGACGTGGACACCCTGCGCCAGCTGATGGGTCAGAGCATCCCCCAGGTCATCAACTCCGGCGTCACCATGATCGCCACCCTCATCACCATGCTGGTGCTGAACCCTCTGCTGACCGTGATCTCCGTTCTCACCGCCGTTGTCATGCTGCTGGTGACCGCGTCGCTGTCCCGGCTGTCGGGAAAGTACTACATCCAGCAGCAGAAAAACCTGGGCCTGGTGGACGGCTTCATCGAGGAGATGCTGGACGGCCAGAAGGTGGTCAAGGTCTTTTGCCACGAGGAGGCCGCCATGGCGGACTTCCACAAGGTCAACGAGGCCCTGCGACAGAGCGCCGACAAGGCCAACCGCTACGCCAACCTCCTCATGCCCATCAACGCCAACATCGGCTGGCTCAGCTACGCCCTGGTGGCCATTGTGGGCGCCGTCCTGGGCATCAACGGCCTGGCCGGCGTGACCCTGGGCACCGTCATCACCTTCGTGGGCCTCAACAAGAGCTTCACCCAGCCCATTACCCAGGTGAGCCAGCAGGTGAACTTCGTGGTCACCGCCGCGGCCGGCGCCGCCCGGGTCTTCGACCTGATGGACCAGGAGCCGGAGACGGACCAGGGCTATGTGGAGCTGGTCAACGCCAAGGAGGGCGCCGACGGGCAGATGAGCGAGTCCGCGGAGCGCACCAACGTCTGGGCCTGGAAGCACCCCCACCAGGCCGACGGCACCGTCACCTACACCAAGCTGGAGGGCGGCGTGGTCTTTGACGGCGTGGACTTCGGCTATGACGAAAACAAGCTGGTCCTCCACGACATCAGCCTCTGGGCCAAACCCGGTCAGAAGATCGCCTTCGTGGGCGCCACCGGCGCCGGCAAGACCACCATCACCAACCTCATCAACCGCTTCTACGACATCGCCGACGGCAAGATCCGCTACGACGGCATCAACATCAATAAGATCAAAAAGCCGGATCTGCGCCGGTCCCTGGGCATCGTCCTCCAGGACACCCACCTCTTCACCGGCACGGTCATGGAGAACATCCGCTACGGCAATCTGGACGCCACGGACGAGGAGTGCATCGCCGCCGCCCGTCTGGCCAACGCAGACGGCTTTATCCGCCGTCTGCCCGACGGCTACGACACCCAGCTCACCGGAGACGGCGCCAACCTCTCCCAGGGCCAGCGGCAGCTGATCGCCATTGCCAGGGCTGCCGTGGCAGACCCGCCGGTGCTGATCCTGGACGAGGCCACCAGCTCCATCGACACCCGGACGGAGAAGCTGGTCCAGGACGGCATGGACGCCCTCATGTACGGCCGGACCACCTTCGTCATCGCCCACCGGCTCTCCACGGTCCGCAACGCCGACTGCATCATGGTCATGGAGCAGGGCCGCATCATCGAGCGGGGCACCCACGACGAGCTCATCGAAAAGAAGGGCAGGTACTACCAACTCTACACCGGACATCCGGCGGAGGAATCCGCCTGA
- a CDS encoding LysR family transcriptional regulator, with protein MNTTQLECFMAVANFLNFSRAAEHLKITQPAVSHQINALEDELGVKLFHRTSKSVRLTQEGFWFTQYAGEILKLEDISRARMKEARQTPRRLLIGCRNSAELRMLRPTLCRLRQELPDLLPVLRMIPFDSLENLLAEGEVDLIFSFRETAPQRARYRELARCPVVCACAPDHPLAGREQVALEELHRAGRIAVCRPPICPQAIFRFQSQAIGERETDQILFCDHQEAMEVLAETGYAFAVTADYPHARLPGLRYIPIPECRALSFGAVYLPEGGSPALRRFVELLRQTMAEDPA; from the coding sequence GTGAATACCACCCAGCTGGAGTGCTTTATGGCGGTGGCGAATTTTCTGAATTTCTCACGGGCGGCGGAGCATCTGAAGATCACGCAGCCCGCCGTCAGCCATCAGATCAACGCCCTGGAGGACGAGCTGGGGGTGAAGCTGTTCCACCGGACCAGCAAGAGCGTCCGGCTGACCCAGGAGGGCTTTTGGTTCACCCAGTACGCCGGGGAGATCCTGAAGCTGGAGGATATCTCCAGGGCCCGGATGAAGGAGGCCCGCCAGACCCCAAGGCGGCTGCTGATCGGCTGCCGCAACAGCGCGGAGCTGCGGATGCTGCGGCCAACTCTGTGCCGTCTGCGGCAGGAGCTGCCGGATCTGCTGCCGGTGCTGCGGATGATCCCCTTCGACTCCCTGGAAAACCTCCTGGCGGAGGGGGAGGTGGATCTGATCTTCTCCTTCCGGGAGACCGCGCCCCAGCGGGCCCGGTATCGGGAGCTGGCCCGCTGTCCGGTTGTGTGCGCCTGCGCGCCGGACCACCCCCTGGCCGGGCGGGAGCAGGTGGCTCTGGAAGAGCTGCACCGGGCGGGGCGCATTGCTGTTTGCCGCCCGCCCATCTGTCCCCAGGCGATCTTCCGCTTCCAGAGCCAGGCCATAGGAGAACGGGAGACGGACCAGATCCTCTTCTGCGACCACCAGGAGGCCATGGAGGTCCTGGCGGAGACCGGCTACGCCTTCGCTGTGACGGCGGACTATCCTCATGCCCGCCTGCCGGGCCTGCGGTATATTCCCATTCCCGAATGCCGGGCGCTGTCCTTCGGGGCGGTATACCTGCCGGAGGGAGGCTCCCCGGCGCTGCGGCGGTTTGTGGAGCTGCTGCGGCAGACTATGGCGGAGGATCCGGCCTGA
- a CDS encoding MarR family transcriptional regulator, producing MTAAEQRRLLRENRWICIQIEQYGNHCLAHTGLTSVQAYILLYILRHSDRGTSLTDIHREFGYSMGTLSGMLKRLRAKGYIRSAPCDGDDRRKLLFGTEEGRRIGPGLEATIARMQARLCGRLSQEELDTLSRLQRKMLDSLLTLREQREKEDATS from the coding sequence ATGACTGCGGCGGAACAGCGCCGGCTCCTGCGGGAGAACCGGTGGATCTGCATCCAGATTGAACAGTACGGCAACCACTGTCTGGCCCACACGGGCCTCACCTCCGTCCAGGCCTACATCCTGCTCTATATCCTGCGTCACTCGGACCGGGGCACCTCCCTGACCGACATCCACCGGGAGTTCGGCTACTCCATGGGCACCCTGTCCGGGATGCTGAAGCGGCTGCGGGCCAAGGGCTACATCCGCTCGGCCCCCTGCGACGGGGACGACCGGCGCAAGCTCCTCTTCGGCACCGAGGAGGGACGGCGGATAGGACCAGGCTTGGAGGCAACCATAGCCCGGATGCAGGCGCGGCTGTGCGGCCGGCTGAGCCAGGAGGAGCTGGACACCCTGTCCCGGCTCCAGAGAAAAATGCTGGACAGTCTCTTGACCCTGCGGGAACAACGCGAAAAGGAGGACGCAACATCGTGA
- a CDS encoding amino acid ABC transporter permease, translating into MDRFVQLGADIVKLWQRCGGDYLNGIRNTIVLALVATAIGCIIGLVCGILNTIPCAKNDPPVKRFVIKLIRAIVRIYVEVFRGTPMMLQAVFIYYGLPYFTNNAVQWPSVWAAAILVVSINTGAYMAESVRGGIISIDPGQTEGAKAIGMTHVQTMTSVILPQAIRNIMPQIGNNLIINIKDSSVMFIISFTEFFAAHRGAVGATYLYFPSATIEMVGYLTMTLIASFLLRWVERRMDGSSDYELVQDDQLTMAAGTYNHPDRGTPFDERHLETQQEQQQLDAEHRERTRQELKHGRSRGDR; encoded by the coding sequence ATGGATCGATTCGTACAACTGGGCGCCGACATCGTCAAGCTCTGGCAGCGGTGCGGCGGCGACTATCTCAACGGCATCAGGAACACCATTGTCCTGGCCCTGGTGGCCACAGCCATCGGCTGCATCATCGGCCTTGTCTGCGGCATTTTGAACACCATCCCCTGCGCCAAGAACGACCCGCCCGTCAAGCGCTTTGTCATCAAGCTGATCCGGGCCATCGTGCGGATCTACGTGGAGGTCTTCCGCGGCACGCCCATGATGCTCCAGGCGGTGTTCATCTACTACGGCCTGCCCTATTTCACCAACAACGCGGTCCAGTGGCCCAGCGTGTGGGCGGCGGCGATCCTGGTGGTGTCCATCAACACCGGCGCCTACATGGCCGAATCTGTCCGCGGCGGCATCATCTCCATCGACCCCGGCCAGACCGAGGGCGCCAAGGCCATCGGCATGACCCACGTGCAGACCATGACCTCTGTCATCCTGCCCCAGGCCATCCGCAACATCATGCCTCAGATCGGCAACAACCTCATCATCAACATCAAAGACTCCTCCGTCATGTTCATCATCTCCTTCACGGAGTTCTTCGCCGCCCACCGGGGCGCCGTGGGCGCCACCTACCTGTACTTCCCCTCCGCCACCATCGAGATGGTCGGCTACCTGACCATGACGCTGATCGCCTCCTTCCTGCTGCGGTGGGTGGAGCGGCGCATGGACGGCAGCAGCGACTACGAGCTGGTCCAGGACGACCAGCTGACCATGGCCGCCGGGACGTACAACCATCCGGACCGGGGCACGCCCTTTGACGAGCGGCACCTGGAGACCCAGCAGGAACAGCAGCAGCTGGACGCGGAGCATCGGGAGCGGACTCGTCAGGAACTCAAACACGGACGGAGCAGGGGGGATCGCTGA
- a CDS encoding ABC transporter ATP-binding protein, translating into MKTVLRQLGRFKRDALLCIGLCTLEVAMDILLPFITALIIDRGLEAGDLSAVYRYGAVMVGLAFLGLVFGAAAGRYAASASAGLAANLREAIYANIQTFSFSNIDKFSVPGLVTRMTTDITNVQNAFMMVIRIAVRSPLTLVFSYVMCLLISPTLSLTFLIAVVFLVVVLGSIMAVTLRIFTQVFRRYDDLNASVQENVSAIRVVKAFVREDHENEKFSRAAKVLRDLSVKAEGLLAFNNPAMMTAVYFCIIMVSWLGSRFIVGGSMTSGELTSLFSYVMSLLMSLMMLSMVVVMISMSAASVRRISEVLNERADLRQPDEAVTEVADGSIDFDHVTFSYKHGSGKNALTDIDLHIRSGETIGIIGGTGSGKSSLVNLICRLYDVDEGAVKVGGVDVRRYDTEVLRNQVAVVLQKNTLFSGTILDNLRWGDPDATEEACVEACRAACADEFIDRFPDGYHTRIERGGANVSGGQKQRLCIARALLKHPKVLILDDSTSAVDTATDARIQTAFTQKIPGTTTLIIAQRISSVEHADRILVLDGGRIDGFDTHENLLKSNAIYREIHDSQVKGGGDFDQPA; encoded by the coding sequence GTGAAAACTGTACTGCGGCAGCTGGGGCGCTTTAAGCGGGACGCCCTGCTGTGCATTGGCCTGTGTACCCTGGAGGTGGCCATGGACATCCTGCTGCCCTTCATCACCGCTCTGATCATCGACCGGGGCCTGGAGGCCGGCGACCTCTCCGCCGTCTACCGCTACGGCGCCGTCATGGTAGGCCTGGCCTTTCTGGGGCTGGTGTTCGGCGCCGCCGCCGGACGGTACGCCGCCAGCGCCTCGGCGGGCCTGGCCGCCAATCTCCGGGAGGCCATCTACGCCAACATCCAAACCTTCTCCTTCTCCAACATCGACAAGTTCAGCGTGCCGGGCCTGGTGACCCGCATGACCACCGACATCACCAACGTGCAGAACGCCTTCATGATGGTGATTCGCATTGCGGTCCGCTCGCCGCTGACTTTGGTGTTCAGCTATGTGATGTGCCTGCTCATCAGCCCCACGCTGAGCCTCACCTTCCTCATCGCCGTGGTGTTCCTGGTGGTGGTGCTGGGGTCCATCATGGCGGTCACCCTGCGGATCTTCACCCAGGTGTTCCGCCGGTACGACGATCTGAACGCCAGCGTCCAGGAGAACGTCTCCGCCATCCGGGTGGTGAAGGCCTTCGTCCGGGAGGACCACGAGAACGAGAAGTTCTCCCGGGCCGCCAAGGTCCTGCGGGACCTGTCGGTGAAGGCCGAGGGGTTGCTGGCCTTCAACAACCCCGCCATGATGACGGCGGTGTACTTCTGCATCATCATGGTCTCCTGGCTGGGCTCCCGCTTCATCGTGGGCGGCTCCATGACCTCCGGCGAGCTGACCAGCCTGTTCAGCTACGTCATGAGCCTGCTGATGAGCCTGATGATGCTGTCCATGGTGGTGGTGATGATCTCCATGTCCGCCGCCAGCGTCCGCCGCATCAGCGAGGTGCTCAATGAGCGGGCGGACCTGCGCCAGCCGGACGAGGCGGTGACGGAGGTGGCCGACGGGTCCATCGACTTCGACCACGTCACCTTCTCCTACAAGCACGGCAGCGGCAAAAACGCCCTGACCGACATCGACCTCCACATCCGCTCCGGCGAGACCATCGGCATCATCGGCGGCACCGGCTCCGGCAAGAGCAGCCTGGTGAACCTGATCTGCCGCCTGTACGACGTGGACGAGGGCGCCGTGAAGGTGGGCGGCGTGGACGTACGCCGCTACGACACGGAGGTCCTGCGGAATCAGGTGGCCGTGGTGCTGCAGAAGAACACCCTCTTCTCCGGCACCATTCTGGACAATCTCCGCTGGGGCGATCCCGACGCCACGGAGGAGGCGTGCGTGGAGGCCTGCCGGGCCGCCTGCGCCGACGAGTTCATCGACCGCTTCCCCGACGGCTACCACACCCGCATCGAGCGGGGCGGCGCCAATGTCTCCGGCGGCCAGAAGCAGCGGCTGTGCATCGCCCGGGCCCTGCTGAAGCACCCCAAGGTGCTGATCCTGGATGACTCCACCTCCGCCGTGGACACCGCCACCGACGCCCGGATCCAGACCGCCTTTACTCAGAAGATCCCCGGCACCACCACGCTCATCATCGCCCAGCGGATCTCCAGCGTGGAGCATGCGGACCGGATCCTGGTGCTGGACGGCGGCCGGATCGACGGCTTTGACACCCACGAGAACCTGCTCAAGTCCAACGCCATCTACCGGGAGATCCACGACTCCCAGGTCAAGGGCGGCGGCGACTTTGACCAGCCCGCCTGA
- a CDS encoding MBL fold metallo-hydrolase: protein MAERLATNLWRLDIPLEGNPLKNLNSYLITGGERSLLIDTGFRQDSCRRALTDQLAETGVDRETLDMFLTHLHSDHTGLAPDFVGAGGRIYISETDGAGLRLGLTDGYWRDMYEEYVREGFPREEIDRLWLANPAQGAAPRNWSAGCVTLRDGDRLSYGGVTLRCILTPGHTPGHMCLYGEEPRWLFSGDHVLFHITPNICRWQSMPDALGSYLESLEKLRGLPAERLLPGHRKETGDLDTRIGQLEEHHRHRLNEVLDIVGSAPGRTAYEIAGRMRWSIRSTWREFPVQQKFFALGECLAHLDYLERRGRICRRERDGLIRYSLLP, encoded by the coding sequence ATGGCGGAGCGCTTGGCAACCAATCTCTGGCGGCTGGATATCCCGCTGGAGGGGAATCCCCTGAAAAACCTGAACAGCTATCTGATCACCGGCGGAGAGCGGAGCCTCCTGATCGACACCGGCTTCCGCCAGGACAGCTGCCGGAGGGCCCTGACGGACCAGCTGGCGGAGACGGGGGTGGACCGGGAGACCCTGGATATGTTCCTCACCCATCTCCACAGCGACCACACCGGTCTGGCCCCTGACTTTGTGGGCGCCGGTGGGCGCATTTACATCAGCGAGACCGACGGCGCCGGTCTCCGTCTGGGCTTGACAGACGGCTACTGGCGGGATATGTATGAGGAGTATGTGAGAGAGGGCTTTCCCCGGGAGGAGATCGACCGGCTGTGGCTGGCCAATCCTGCCCAGGGGGCGGCGCCCCGGAACTGGAGCGCGGGATGCGTCACCCTGCGGGACGGAGACCGGCTCTCCTACGGCGGCGTCACCCTGCGGTGCATCCTGACTCCGGGGCACACGCCGGGACATATGTGCCTCTACGGGGAGGAGCCCCGCTGGCTGTTCTCCGGCGACCACGTGCTGTTCCACATCACGCCCAATATCTGCCGCTGGCAGTCCATGCCGGACGCCCTGGGCAGCTATCTGGAGAGCCTGGAGAAGCTGCGGGGCCTTCCGGCGGAGCGGCTGCTGCCCGGCCACCGGAAGGAGACGGGAGACCTGGATACGCGGATCGGGCAGCTGGAGGAGCACCACCGGCACCGGCTGAATGAGGTCCTGGACATCGTTGGGTCGGCGCCGGGGCGGACGGCCTACGAGATCGCCGGCCGGATGCGCTGGAGCATCCGCTCCACCTGGCGGGAGTTTCCCGTCCAGCAGAAATTTTTTGCACTGGGAGAGTGTCTGGCCCATCTGGATTACCTGGAGCGCCGCGGGCGGATCTGCCGGCGGGAACGGGACGGGTTGATCCGGTACAGCCTTCTCCCGTGA
- a CDS encoding amino acid ABC transporter ATP-binding protein, which produces MNDMILEIRHLSKSFGSHEVLRDIDFSVAKGDVTSIIGASGSGKSTLLRCINLLETPTSGEILYHGRNVASRGVNAAQYRSHVGMVFQSFNLFNNMTVLENCMVGQVKVLKKNKSDARDNAMRYLTQVGMAPYINAKPRQISGGQKQRVAIARALAMEPEVLLFDEPTSALDPEMVGEVLDVMKALAQEGMTMLVVTHEMAFARDVSSHVVYMNQGVICEEGTPADVFGNPQRQETRDFLSRFRKN; this is translated from the coding sequence ATGAACGATATGATTTTGGAGATCCGGCATCTGAGCAAGTCCTTCGGCTCCCATGAGGTGCTGCGGGACATCGATTTCTCCGTGGCCAAGGGTGACGTGACCAGCATCATCGGCGCCTCCGGCTCCGGTAAGTCCACCCTGCTGCGGTGCATCAACCTGCTGGAGACACCCACCAGCGGCGAGATCCTCTACCATGGCCGGAATGTGGCCAGCCGGGGCGTCAACGCCGCCCAGTACCGCTCCCATGTGGGCATGGTGTTTCAGTCCTTCAACCTCTTCAACAACATGACGGTGCTGGAAAACTGCATGGTGGGCCAGGTGAAGGTGCTGAAGAAGAACAAGTCCGACGCCCGGGACAACGCCATGCGCTATCTCACCCAAGTGGGCATGGCCCCCTACATCAACGCCAAGCCCCGGCAGATCTCCGGCGGCCAGAAGCAGCGGGTAGCCATCGCCCGGGCCCTGGCCATGGAGCCGGAGGTGCTGCTGTTCGACGAGCCCACCTCCGCTCTGGACCCGGAGATGGTGGGCGAGGTGCTGGACGTCATGAAGGCCCTGGCCCAGGAGGGCATGACCATGCTGGTGGTGACCCACGAGATGGCCTTTGCCCGGGACGTCAGCAGCCATGTGGTCTACATGAACCAGGGCGTCATCTGCGAGGAGGGCACTCCTGCCGACGTATTCGGCAACCCTCAGCGCCAGGAGACCCGGGACTTCCTCTCCCGTTTCCGCAAGAACTGA
- a CDS encoding transporter substrate-binding domain-containing protein: MKKFLTLLMALAMTLSLAACGGSGDTAAEDTTADAETETSSETGTETGEIASGVEDGVLTIAMECAYAPYNWTQSDDSNGAVPIKDSSEFANGYDVMMAKKICEANGWELEVVRTDWDSLVPGVQSGIYDAVIAGQSMTADRMEQVDFAGPYYYASIVCVTKSDSAFAGAQGISDLSGGSCTAQIATIWYDSMLPQIEGAQIQPAAETAPAMLMALETGTVDFICTDMPTAMGAVAAYPDMKILDFTDSDDNFAADEGDINIGVSVMKGNTVLKDAIDSVLSTMTVDDFNAMMDEAIAIQPLSEG; the protein is encoded by the coding sequence ATGAAGAAGTTTTTGACCCTGCTCATGGCCCTGGCCATGACCCTGTCCCTGGCCGCCTGCGGCGGCAGCGGCGACACTGCCGCTGAGGACACCACCGCTGACGCCGAGACTGAAACCAGTTCTGAGACCGGCACCGAGACCGGTGAGATCGCCTCCGGCGTGGAGGACGGCGTGCTGACCATCGCCATGGAGTGCGCCTACGCCCCCTACAACTGGACCCAGAGCGACGACTCCAACGGCGCCGTGCCCATCAAGGACTCCAGCGAGTTCGCCAACGGCTACGACGTGATGATGGCCAAGAAGATCTGCGAGGCCAACGGCTGGGAGCTGGAAGTGGTCCGCACCGACTGGGACTCTCTGGTGCCCGGCGTCCAGTCCGGCATCTATGACGCCGTCATCGCCGGTCAGTCCATGACCGCCGACCGCATGGAGCAGGTGGACTTCGCCGGCCCCTACTACTACGCCTCCATCGTCTGCGTCACCAAGTCCGACAGCGCCTTTGCCGGCGCCCAGGGCATCAGCGATCTCTCCGGCGGCTCCTGCACCGCTCAGATCGCCACTATCTGGTACGACTCCATGCTGCCCCAGATCGAGGGCGCCCAGATCCAGCCCGCCGCCGAGACCGCTCCCGCCATGCTGATGGCCCTGGAGACCGGCACCGTGGACTTCATCTGCACCGACATGCCCACCGCCATGGGCGCCGTGGCCGCCTATCCCGACATGAAGATCCTGGACTTTACCGACTCTGACGACAACTTTGCCGCCGACGAGGGCGACATCAACATCGGTGTGTCCGTGATGAAGGGCAATACCGTCCTCAAGGACGCCATCGACAGCGTGCTCTCCACCATGACCGTGGATGACTTCAACGCCATGATGGACGAGGCCATCGCCATCCAGCCCCTGAGCGAGGGCTGA
- a CDS encoding DUF554 domain-containing protein — protein MVGIVVNVLAVALGGVLGTLFKKRMSTEFTTMLNLVFGVCAMGMGISSVVMMVNMPAVILAVVVGTGLGLSCKLGRLISRGGELMERPIGKLLGNSGGSSGMSREEFLSLLVTAIVLFCSSGTGIYGCLDAGMTGSSTILLSKSVLDLFTAMVFACSLGAVVAVVAVPQFIIFLLLFLAAKAIYPLTTPDMIADFKACGGFLLIATGFRIAKIREFPIADMLPAMVLVMPLSALWTQFITPLL, from the coding sequence ATGGTTGGAATCGTAGTCAATGTGCTGGCGGTGGCCCTGGGCGGTGTCCTGGGGACGCTGTTCAAAAAGAGGATGTCCACGGAGTTCACCACCATGCTGAACCTGGTGTTCGGCGTGTGCGCCATGGGCATGGGCATCAGCTCTGTGGTGATGATGGTCAATATGCCGGCGGTGATCCTGGCGGTGGTGGTGGGCACCGGGCTGGGCCTGTCCTGCAAGCTGGGCCGGCTGATCAGCCGGGGCGGAGAATTGATGGAGCGGCCCATCGGAAAGCTGCTGGGGAACAGCGGCGGGAGCTCCGGTATGAGCCGGGAGGAGTTTTTGTCCCTGCTGGTGACGGCCATCGTGCTGTTCTGTTCCAGCGGAACGGGGATCTACGGCTGCCTGGACGCGGGGATGACCGGCAGCAGCACCATCCTGCTGTCCAAGTCCGTGCTGGACCTCTTCACGGCCATGGTGTTCGCCTGCAGCCTGGGCGCGGTGGTGGCTGTAGTGGCAGTGCCCCAGTTCATCATCTTTTTGCTGCTGTTCCTGGCGGCCAAGGCCATCTACCCCCTGACCACGCCGGATATGATCGCCGATTTCAAGGCCTGCGGCGGCTTTTTGCTGATCGCCACGGGCTTCCGCATCGCCAAGATCCGGGAGTTTCCCATTGCGGACATGCTGCCGGCCATGGTGCTGGTCATGCCGCTGAGCGCACTGTGGACCCAGTTTATCACGCCGCTGCTGTAA
- a CDS encoding phosphatase PAP2 family protein gives MQAVELAILDWIQQTLRCGFLDAVLPAITRLSDHGEIWILLAAVLLLTKKYRWAGACVALALVLDLAVCNGFLKPLVGRVRPCAVNTAVDLLVPPPGDASFPSGHTAASFTAVTALWLAGGVPRWLRWAALALAVVIALSRLYLYVHWPTDVLGGALLGAVLGWAGARITAAARRKLART, from the coding sequence ATGCAGGCGGTGGAGCTTGCCATTCTGGACTGGATCCAGCAGACGCTGCGATGCGGCTTTCTGGACGCAGTGCTGCCCGCGATCACCCGGCTCAGCGACCACGGGGAGATCTGGATTTTGCTGGCGGCGGTGCTGCTGCTGACAAAAAAATACCGCTGGGCGGGGGCCTGCGTGGCATTGGCTCTGGTGCTGGACCTGGCGGTGTGCAACGGCTTTTTAAAGCCCTTGGTGGGCCGCGTTCGGCCCTGCGCGGTGAATACCGCCGTGGACCTGCTGGTCCCGCCGCCGGGGGACGCCTCCTTCCCTTCGGGTCACACCGCGGCCTCCTTCACGGCGGTGACGGCCCTGTGGCTGGCGGGCGGCGTGCCCAGGTGGCTGCGGTGGGCGGCCCTGGCCCTGGCGGTAGTGATCGCCCTGTCCCGGCTCTACCTCTACGTCCACTGGCCCACCGATGTGCTGGGCGGCGCGCTGTTGGGCGCGGTGCTGGGCTGGGCCGGCGCCCGGATCACGGCAGCGGCCCGGAGGAAGCTGGCCAGGACATAA